The following are encoded together in the Tamandua tetradactyla isolate mTamTet1 chromosome 14, mTamTet1.pri, whole genome shotgun sequence genome:
- the TNFAIP8L3 gene encoding tumor necrosis factor alpha-induced protein 8-like protein 3 isoform X2, producing the protein MIHPLVTSQVSTSVNAGPDVFSSKSLALQAQKKILSKIACKTMANMLIDDTSSEIFDELYKVTKEHTHNKKEAHKIMKDLIKVAIKIGILYRNNQFSQEEIVIVEKFRKKLNQTAMTIVSFYEVEYTFDRNVLSKLLHECKDLVHELVQRHLTPRTHGRINHVFDHFADVEFLSTLYNLDGDCRPNLKRMCEGINKLLDEKVL; encoded by the exons ATGATTCACCCCCTAGTGACTTCACAAGTATCCACTTCAGTTAACGCTG GTCCTGATGTTTTTAGCTCAAAGAGCCTTGCCCTTCAAGCTCAGAAAAAGATTCTGAGCAAAATAGCCTGCAAAACTATGGCCAATATGTTGATTGATGACACCAGCAGTGAGATCTTTGACGAGCTCTACAAAGTCACCAAAGAGCACACCCACAACAAGAAGGAAGCCCACAAGATCATGAAAGACTTAATCAAGGTGGCAATCAAAATTGGGATCCTCTACCGAAACAACCAATTTAGCCAGGAGGAGATTGTTATTGTGGAGAAGTTTAGGAAGAAGCTGAACCAGACAGCCATGACCATTGTCAGCTTCTATGAGGTGGAATATACCTTCGATAGGAATGTGCTCTCCAAGCTTCTGCATGAGTGCAAGGACCTGGTGCATGAACTGGTGCAGCGACACCTGACACCCAGGACCCACGGGCGCATCAACCACGTCTTTGACCACTTTGCAGATGTAGAGTTCCTCTCCACTCTCTATAATCTGGATGGAGACTGTAGGCCCAACCTCAAGAGGATGTGTGAAGGAATCAATAAATTGCTAgatgagaaagtcctttga
- the TNFAIP8L3 gene encoding tumor necrosis factor alpha-induced protein 8-like protein 3 isoform X1, which translates to MDSDSGEQSEGEPLGAAGPDVFSSKSLALQAQKKILSKIACKTMANMLIDDTSSEIFDELYKVTKEHTHNKKEAHKIMKDLIKVAIKIGILYRNNQFSQEEIVIVEKFRKKLNQTAMTIVSFYEVEYTFDRNVLSKLLHECKDLVHELVQRHLTPRTHGRINHVFDHFADVEFLSTLYNLDGDCRPNLKRMCEGINKLLDEKVL; encoded by the coding sequence GTCCTGATGTTTTTAGCTCAAAGAGCCTTGCCCTTCAAGCTCAGAAAAAGATTCTGAGCAAAATAGCCTGCAAAACTATGGCCAATATGTTGATTGATGACACCAGCAGTGAGATCTTTGACGAGCTCTACAAAGTCACCAAAGAGCACACCCACAACAAGAAGGAAGCCCACAAGATCATGAAAGACTTAATCAAGGTGGCAATCAAAATTGGGATCCTCTACCGAAACAACCAATTTAGCCAGGAGGAGATTGTTATTGTGGAGAAGTTTAGGAAGAAGCTGAACCAGACAGCCATGACCATTGTCAGCTTCTATGAGGTGGAATATACCTTCGATAGGAATGTGCTCTCCAAGCTTCTGCATGAGTGCAAGGACCTGGTGCATGAACTGGTGCAGCGACACCTGACACCCAGGACCCACGGGCGCATCAACCACGTCTTTGACCACTTTGCAGATGTAGAGTTCCTCTCCACTCTCTATAATCTGGATGGAGACTGTAGGCCCAACCTCAAGAGGATGTGTGAAGGAATCAATAAATTGCTAgatgagaaagtcctttga
- the TNFAIP8L3 gene encoding tumor necrosis factor alpha-induced protein 8-like protein 3 isoform X3, with protein sequence MEGPDVFSSKSLALQAQKKILSKIACKTMANMLIDDTSSEIFDELYKVTKEHTHNKKEAHKIMKDLIKVAIKIGILYRNNQFSQEEIVIVEKFRKKLNQTAMTIVSFYEVEYTFDRNVLSKLLHECKDLVHELVQRHLTPRTHGRINHVFDHFADVEFLSTLYNLDGDCRPNLKRMCEGINKLLDEKVL encoded by the exons atggaag GTCCTGATGTTTTTAGCTCAAAGAGCCTTGCCCTTCAAGCTCAGAAAAAGATTCTGAGCAAAATAGCCTGCAAAACTATGGCCAATATGTTGATTGATGACACCAGCAGTGAGATCTTTGACGAGCTCTACAAAGTCACCAAAGAGCACACCCACAACAAGAAGGAAGCCCACAAGATCATGAAAGACTTAATCAAGGTGGCAATCAAAATTGGGATCCTCTACCGAAACAACCAATTTAGCCAGGAGGAGATTGTTATTGTGGAGAAGTTTAGGAAGAAGCTGAACCAGACAGCCATGACCATTGTCAGCTTCTATGAGGTGGAATATACCTTCGATAGGAATGTGCTCTCCAAGCTTCTGCATGAGTGCAAGGACCTGGTGCATGAACTGGTGCAGCGACACCTGACACCCAGGACCCACGGGCGCATCAACCACGTCTTTGACCACTTTGCAGATGTAGAGTTCCTCTCCACTCTCTATAATCTGGATGGAGACTGTAGGCCCAACCTCAAGAGGATGTGTGAAGGAATCAATAAATTGCTAgatgagaaagtcctttga